One part of the Thermoanaerobacterium sp. CMT5567-10 genome encodes these proteins:
- the yabG gene encoding sporulation peptidase YabG, producing MSFKVNDIVVRKSHGFDLLFKVIDVIENRGTKHYLLHGLNMRIVADAPEDDLMPASLTRINEYDEPYQRKANYLIKKIAQSKDLKRPKMMRSNRNEPYGKPGTVLHIDSDEGYLNICLDAYKRASIEAHGEIVDEKEQPDKVVSLLSKYRPDILVLTGHDGVKNSRNYSDINNYRNSKYFVEAVKNARNYEPSLDDLVIFAGACQSNYEALISSGANYASSPERVLIHCLDPVLVCEKVAYSHINEIVKIEDLIENTITGAPGIGGLQTMGKFRYGVPKAKF from the coding sequence ATGTCTTTTAAGGTTAATGACATAGTAGTAAGGAAATCACACGGTTTTGATTTGCTGTTTAAAGTTATAGATGTCATAGAAAATAGAGGCACAAAGCATTATCTACTACATGGACTTAATATGCGGATAGTTGCTGATGCGCCCGAAGATGATCTTATGCCGGCTTCCTTAACGAGAATAAACGAATACGACGAGCCGTATCAGAGGAAAGCAAATTATCTTATAAAAAAAATCGCTCAATCAAAAGATTTAAAAAGGCCTAAAATGATGCGGTCAAACCGAAATGAGCCTTATGGCAAACCAGGTACCGTTCTTCATATTGATAGTGATGAAGGATATTTAAATATATGTTTAGATGCTTACAAAAGGGCAAGTATAGAAGCACATGGAGAAATTGTAGATGAAAAAGAACAACCGGACAAAGTAGTAAGTCTTTTAAGTAAATACAGACCAGATATATTGGTGTTAACAGGACATGATGGCGTAAAAAACAGCAGAAATTATTCTGATATAAACAATTATAGAAATTCAAAATACTTTGTAGAGGCTGTCAAAAATGCTAGAAATTATGAACCATCATTAGATGATTTGGTCATTTTTGCAGGTGCCTGCCAGTCAAATTATGAAGCATTAATATCATCTGGAGCCAACTATGCAAGCTCACCAGAGAGAGTATTGATACATTGCCTCGATCCTGTTTTGGTTTGTGAGAAAGTGGCTTATTCTCATATAAATGAAATAGTGAAAATTGAGGATCTAATTGAAAATACGATAACAGGTGCACCAGGCATCGGTGGGCTGCAGACAATGGGGAAATTCAGGTATGGAGTCCCAAAGGCTAAATTTTAG
- the spoVT gene encoding stage V sporulation protein T, translating into MKATGIVRRIDDLGRVVIPKEIRRTLRIREGDPLEIFTDREGEIILKKYSPISELGDFAQEYADSIYQSTKQPVCITDGDNVIAVAGMPKKELIDKPISSELEKYMEEKRTVILGEGKDKGSIAIAEGQEFMPVSQVIVPIISRGDTIGTVIIFTRESGVVLTEVEAKIAETAATFLGKQMEE; encoded by the coding sequence TTGAAAGCGACTGGAATTGTTAGAAGAATAGACGACCTTGGAAGAGTTGTCATTCCAAAGGAAATAAGAAGAACATTGAGGATTAGAGAAGGTGATCCGTTAGAGATTTTCACTGACAGAGAAGGTGAAATAATATTAAAGAAGTATTCTCCTATAAGTGAACTTGGAGATTTTGCACAAGAATATGCAGACAGCATATATCAATCAACAAAACAGCCTGTATGCATAACAGATGGTGACAATGTTATAGCTGTTGCAGGAATGCCTAAAAAAGAATTGATAGATAAACCTATAAGTTCGGAGCTAGAAAAATATATGGAAGAAAAGAGAACAGTTATTCTCGGTGAAGGCAAAGATAAAGGCTCTATTGCTATCGCCGAAGGACAAGAATTTATGCCAGTATCACAGGTTATTGTACCTATTATTTCACGGGGAGATACGATTGGTACTGTCATAATCTTCACAAGAGAAAGTGGTGTTGTATTAACTGAAGTTGAAGCTAAAATTGCAGAAACGGCAGCAACTTTTTTAGGAAAACAAATGGAAGAATAG
- a CDS encoding peptidylprolyl isomerase, producing the protein MKFKRLGAVLALTLALTTLTSCGVNKNIVAKVDDQVITLKEYQDSFNQVKTQIESDPQYTKDIWNQNYNEQKFIDVVKNSVLDNLILEKLLIKEAEKEKITATDKEITDEYNSEKATNSNVTKETAKDNVLVNKLIDSWTKGVKVTDSEAEKYYNDNKSQFEVVKASHILVSDEKTANEIYDKLKNGANFAELAKQYSIDTSTKDNGGELGEFPRGTMVQEFEDAAFALNSGEISKPVKTQYGYHIIKSEGKSIKSFNDVKSSIITYLENNKKQDIFNQKSEALKKAAKIEKFPQNIKVTV; encoded by the coding sequence TTGAAGTTTAAGAGATTAGGCGCTGTTTTGGCGTTAACATTGGCACTTACTACTTTGACATCCTGTGGTGTAAATAAAAACATTGTCGCAAAAGTTGATGATCAAGTTATAACATTAAAAGAATATCAGGATTCGTTTAACCAGGTAAAGACACAGATAGAAAGCGATCCACAGTATACAAAGGATATCTGGAATCAAAACTATAATGAGCAGAAGTTTATTGATGTTGTAAAAAATTCTGTTTTAGATAATCTTATCTTGGAGAAACTTTTGATAAAAGAAGCTGAGAAAGAAAAGATTACTGCAACAGACAAAGAAATAACTGATGAATACAATTCAGAAAAGGCCACAAATAGCAATGTGACGAAAGAGACAGCCAAAGATAATGTTCTTGTAAATAAACTGATTGATAGCTGGACGAAAGGTGTAAAAGTCACTGATAGTGAAGCAGAAAAATATTACAACGATAATAAAAGCCAGTTTGAAGTTGTGAAAGCCAGCCATATATTGGTTTCTGATGAGAAAACTGCCAATGAGATATATGACAAGCTTAAAAATGGTGCCAATTTTGCAGAACTTGCAAAGCAGTATTCAATAGACACATCTACAAAAGATAATGGTGGTGAATTAGGGGAGTTTCCTAGAGGCACTATGGTGCAGGAATTTGAAGATGCAGCATTTGCCTTAAATTCCGGAGAAATATCGAAGCCTGTAAAGACACAGTACGGATATCATATAATAAAGTCAGAGGGTAAATCTATAAAATCTTTTAACGATGTAAAAAGTAGTATAATAACATATTTAGAAAACAATAAAAAGCAGGATATATTTAATCAAAAATCAGAAGCTCTAAAAAAGGCAGCAAAGATTGAGAAGTTTCCGCAAAACATAAAAGTTACTGTTTAA
- the mfd gene encoding transcription-repair coupling factor, with the protein MFIKPIENLKEIAEIDEAIEKERMPLLIYGLTDSQKAHIAHYIIKKLNKKVLFITYDDVEARAIYEDLISFLNGDAYLIPSRDALFYKVDASSLDLIGKRLIAVKKIIDDKPSAFVASIDGVLNKVASKDIFLRYRRKYKVGDIIDLEELSSSLVTMGYERVPMVEGKGQFSIRGGIIDFFSPMEDEGFRIELFDDVIDSIRSFDVFTQRSLNNLSEVELFPAREFILEDENIKKGMENLSSNVNSYVSKIKETHSGRAEKIKKKFDEIMENISETKSVPNIGELISFFYDRLYSIVDYFDDAFIILDENIRVKERASNILTEFNENFKSLLLSGEVLPEQSNLLFSYDDILKKLSGKSLILMNTIVKSDANIEVRSIVNFVSRSMHPFHGKLELLVDDIKFYRKSGYKVVMLSSNLERGRILRDSLISYGLDVPIVDDEEYNIPDGGILIYPGTISKGFEYVDAKFALISDVEIFGQSRKPRKSFKVKNGNRIKNFTELTVGSYVVHVNYGIGKYEGIEKITFDGVTKDYLKIKYAGDDKLFIPVDQLDLIQKYIGPEDKPPKLNKLGGNEWSKLKKKAKKAVEDLAKDLIKLYAKRQTMKGYAFSKDTPWQKDFEERFPYEETEDQLRCIEEIKKDMESDKPMDRLLCGDVGYGKTEVALRAAFKAVADGKQVAFLCPTTILAEQHYNNFVQRFKDFPVKIEMLSRFRSYKEQSQIIKSLAEGTIDILVGTHKILQNDVKFKDLGLLIIDEEQRFGVKHKEKIKKLKENIDVLSLSATPIPRTLHMSLIGIRDMSVIENPPEDRYPVQTYVVEFNEDLIRDAILRELGRGGQVYFVYNRIEGIERMASIIKELVPNARVAVAHGQMEEGKLENIMIGFLNGDYDILVCTTIIETGLDIPNVNTIIVYDSDRMGLSQLYQLRGRVGRSNRLAYAYFTYRKDKVITEVAEKRLEAIKEFTEFGSGFKIAMRDLEIRGAGNLLGAEQHGHIDAIGYDMYLRLLDEAIKGLKGEVEDEKPNTTIDIKVSAYIDKEYIEDENQRLEMYKKISSIENEKDVEDIKDELIDRFKEYPKAVEALIDVAYLKALARDANILEISERGTSIILKFKDSKSINSGIVDTLVNEFRGRIMFSGQAPPYITYKYNKKENVLKELINLVNKIKCLQIN; encoded by the coding sequence TTGTTTATAAAGCCCATAGAAAATTTAAAAGAGATTGCGGAAATTGATGAGGCTATTGAGAAAGAGAGGATGCCCTTATTAATATATGGACTAACAGATTCTCAAAAAGCTCATATTGCCCATTATATCATAAAGAAGCTGAATAAGAAGGTGCTGTTTATAACGTACGATGATGTAGAAGCAAGGGCTATCTATGAAGACTTAATTTCTTTTTTAAATGGTGATGCTTACCTGATACCATCCAGAGATGCCCTTTTCTATAAAGTTGATGCGTCAAGCCTTGACCTTATCGGGAAAAGGCTTATTGCTGTGAAAAAAATTATTGACGATAAACCATCTGCGTTTGTCGCTTCAATAGACGGAGTATTGAATAAAGTTGCCTCTAAGGATATTTTTTTGAGATATAGACGCAAATATAAAGTTGGGGATATTATTGATTTAGAGGAATTATCTTCATCTTTAGTAACGATGGGTTACGAAAGAGTACCTATGGTGGAAGGGAAAGGACAGTTCAGCATACGAGGTGGCATAATAGATTTTTTTTCACCGATGGAAGATGAAGGTTTTAGGATAGAGCTTTTTGATGATGTAATTGACTCTATTAGGAGTTTTGATGTTTTTACTCAGAGATCTTTAAATAATCTAAGTGAGGTAGAGCTATTTCCTGCCAGAGAGTTTATACTGGAAGACGAAAACATCAAAAAGGGCATGGAAAATCTCAGCAGCAATGTGAATTCGTATGTTTCAAAGATAAAAGAAACTCACAGTGGAAGAGCGGAAAAGATTAAGAAGAAATTTGATGAAATCATGGAAAATATCAGCGAGACCAAAAGTGTGCCAAATATAGGAGAATTAATAAGCTTTTTCTATGATAGACTTTATTCCATTGTGGATTATTTTGACGATGCATTTATTATATTAGATGAAAATATAAGAGTGAAAGAGAGAGCATCAAATATTTTGACTGAGTTTAACGAGAATTTCAAATCGTTGCTTTTATCTGGTGAGGTTTTGCCGGAGCAGTCGAATCTTTTATTTAGTTATGATGATATATTAAAGAAGCTTTCAGGCAAATCGCTGATTTTGATGAATACTATAGTAAAATCTGATGCGAATATTGAAGTTAGAAGTATTGTTAATTTTGTATCAAGATCGATGCATCCTTTTCATGGTAAGCTTGAACTGCTGGTAGACGATATAAAATTCTACAGAAAGTCCGGGTATAAAGTTGTAATGCTTTCAAGCAATTTAGAAAGAGGAAGGATATTAAGAGATTCCCTGATAAGTTATGGATTAGATGTCCCTATAGTTGATGATGAGGAATACAATATTCCCGATGGAGGCATTTTGATATACCCAGGGACTATCAGCAAGGGATTTGAATACGTAGATGCAAAATTTGCATTAATAAGCGACGTTGAGATTTTCGGACAGTCTAGAAAACCAAGAAAATCGTTTAAAGTGAAAAATGGGAACCGCATAAAGAATTTTACAGAACTTACAGTTGGATCATACGTAGTACATGTCAATTACGGTATAGGAAAGTATGAAGGAATAGAAAAAATAACTTTTGATGGTGTTACGAAGGATTATCTTAAGATAAAATATGCGGGAGATGACAAGCTATTTATACCAGTCGATCAACTGGATTTGATACAAAAGTATATAGGTCCTGAGGATAAACCGCCAAAGCTTAATAAGCTGGGTGGAAATGAATGGTCCAAGCTTAAGAAAAAGGCCAAAAAAGCCGTGGAAGATCTGGCAAAGGATCTGATTAAGCTTTACGCCAAAAGGCAGACGATGAAGGGATATGCTTTTTCAAAGGATACACCATGGCAAAAGGATTTTGAAGAGAGGTTTCCATACGAAGAGACGGAAGACCAACTAAGGTGTATAGAAGAAATAAAAAAAGACATGGAAAGCGACAAGCCAATGGACAGATTGCTTTGTGGTGATGTGGGATATGGAAAGACAGAAGTTGCATTAAGGGCTGCTTTTAAAGCTGTAGCTGATGGAAAGCAGGTGGCTTTTTTATGCCCGACAACTATATTGGCTGAACAGCACTATAATAATTTTGTACAAAGATTTAAGGATTTTCCAGTGAAGATAGAAATGTTGTCACGGTTTAGAAGCTATAAGGAACAATCACAGATTATAAAGTCACTGGCAGAGGGAACTATTGACATACTTGTTGGGACTCATAAGATTTTGCAAAATGATGTAAAGTTTAAAGACTTAGGTCTTTTAATTATCGATGAAGAACAGAGATTTGGTGTCAAACATAAGGAGAAAATTAAAAAGTTAAAGGAGAATATTGATGTGTTGTCTCTGTCAGCAACACCAATTCCCAGGACGTTGCATATGTCCCTAATCGGTATAAGAGATATGAGCGTAATAGAAAATCCTCCAGAAGACAGGTACCCTGTCCAAACGTACGTTGTTGAATTTAATGAAGATCTCATAAGAGATGCCATTTTGAGAGAACTAGGACGAGGAGGACAAGTTTATTTCGTCTATAACAGGATAGAAGGTATTGAAAGAATGGCTTCTATCATAAAAGAACTGGTTCCTAACGCACGGGTAGCTGTAGCACATGGTCAGATGGAGGAAGGCAAGCTGGAGAATATAATGATTGGATTTTTAAATGGTGATTACGACATATTGGTATGTACAACAATAATTGAAACAGGCCTTGATATACCAAATGTTAATACAATTATAGTCTACGATTCCGACAGGATGGGCCTATCGCAACTGTATCAGTTAAGAGGCAGAGTAGGCAGATCCAATAGATTGGCGTATGCTTATTTTACTTATAGAAAAGATAAAGTTATTACTGAAGTTGCAGAAAAAAGATTGGAAGCTATAAAAGAGTTTACGGAGTTTGGCTCGGGATTTAAAATTGCCATGAGGGATCTTGAAATAAGAGGTGCAGGAAATCTTTTGGGGGCTGAACAACATGGACATATAGATGCAATAGGATATGACATGTATCTAAGGCTTTTGGATGAAGCCATAAAAGGTTTAAAAGGCGAAGTTGAAGATGAGAAGCCAAATACTACCATTGACATTAAAGTAAGTGCGTATATAGATAAAGAATACATTGAAGATGAAAATCAGAGGCTTGAAATGTACAAAAAGATTTCTTCAATCGAAAATGAAAAGGACGTAGAAGATATAAAAGACGAACTTATAGACAGATTTAAAGAGTATCCAAAAGCCGTAGAAGCTCTTATCGATGTGGCTTATTTGAAAGCACTAGCAAGGGATGCAAACATATTAGAGATTTCAGAAAGGGGTACATCAATAATATTGAAGTTTAAAGATTCTAAATCTATAAATTCTGGAATTGTAGATACGTTAGTGAATGAGTTCAGAGGAAGGATTATGTTTTCAGGGCAGGCTCCACCATATATAACCTACAAGTACAATAAAAAGGAAAACGTGTTGAAAGAATTGATTAATCTTGTTAACAAAATTAAATGTTTGCAGATTAACTAA
- the pth gene encoding aminoacyl-tRNA hydrolase — translation MYIIVGLGNPGREYEGTRHNMGFDVIDDLSEKLNIAVKKLRFKSLIGEGIYKEEKVILQKPQTYMNSSGEAVYDIVNFYKLPLSNLIVVYDDKDLDVGKIRIRKKGSSGGHNGMKSIIYLLNSEDFPRVRVGIGKPKGDMIEHVLGRFNESDKTIVDNSIDRAADAIIDIIENGVEHAMNLFNGGSECLL, via the coding sequence ATGTACATTATTGTAGGACTTGGAAACCCGGGAAGAGAGTATGAAGGGACTAGACATAACATGGGTTTTGATGTAATAGATGATCTATCTGAAAAATTGAATATCGCCGTTAAAAAACTAAGATTCAAGTCATTGATAGGTGAAGGTATTTATAAAGAGGAAAAGGTGATATTGCAGAAGCCTCAGACGTATATGAACTCAAGCGGTGAGGCTGTTTATGATATAGTAAATTTTTACAAGTTGCCTCTTTCTAATCTGATTGTCGTCTATGATGATAAAGATTTGGATGTGGGTAAAATAAGGATAAGGAAAAAGGGCAGCTCAGGTGGACATAATGGCATGAAATCGATTATATACTTATTAAATAGTGAGGACTTTCCGAGAGTCCGAGTAGGAATAGGGAAACCAAAAGGTGACATGATAGAGCATGTTCTAGGCAGATTCAATGAAAGCGATAAAACAATTGTGGATAATTCTATCGATAGAGCGGCAGATGCCATCATTGATATTATAGAGAATGGAGTTGAGCATGCCATGAACTTGTTCAATGGCGGCAGCGAATGTTTATTATAG
- a CDS encoding S1C family serine protease encodes MDFENEQNKNIDENEIDNFKIDSDSVSGENIRSDSMNDTQEIPATYNQQNSEINHEMPRVEFRSNKKSLGKMVKRFRRRMLVSFVAVALIAALIGGGTVAGIMKYTNVGQQTQVINRYLPLSSDNNNFNLITNIAKIVSPSVVGIDTSVSYSNGYRSALVPEGSGSGIIINSQGYIVTNNHVVDGASKITVNLSDGRKFPAQLIGKDAKTDLAVLKINATNLIPAKLGDSSKLEVGELAVAIGNPLGESFAGTVTAGIISGLNRNLQSDYGPVNLIQTDAAINPGNSGGPLVNSNGEVIGITSVKLTSTGGSDTQDPFGMFQSQSTPVEGMGFAIPINEAKPIIDELIKHGYVERPVMGVSVQEVTSQDAAQYNIPVGLYIAQVQQGSGADAAGLQAGDVITAVDGTKVDTFDSLQSIITKHKIGDTITVTFWRNGRTLTAKVKLMSSSNAQ; translated from the coding sequence ATGGATTTTGAAAATGAACAAAACAAAAACATAGACGAAAATGAAATAGATAATTTCAAAATTGACAGCGACAGTGTGAGTGGCGAAAATATAAGAAGCGATAGTATGAATGATACTCAGGAGATTCCAGCAACATATAATCAGCAAAACAGTGAAATCAATCATGAGATGCCAAGAGTTGAATTTAGAAGCAATAAAAAGAGTTTAGGCAAGATGGTAAAAAGATTCAGAAGAAGGATGTTAGTATCATTTGTAGCTGTTGCTCTTATTGCAGCACTTATTGGAGGCGGCACAGTTGCAGGAATTATGAAATACACTAATGTAGGTCAGCAGACTCAAGTTATAAACAGATATTTGCCGTTGTCATCTGACAACAATAATTTTAACTTGATTACTAACATTGCAAAAATTGTGAGCCCTTCTGTAGTTGGAATTGATACAAGCGTGTCATATTCCAATGGCTATAGAAGTGCCCTTGTACCTGAAGGAAGCGGTTCGGGCATAATTATCAACTCACAAGGCTATATAGTAACTAACAACCACGTCGTAGATGGTGCTTCCAAAATAACAGTAAATTTATCTGACGGAAGAAAATTTCCTGCACAATTGATAGGTAAAGATGCAAAAACAGATCTGGCAGTACTAAAGATAAATGCTACAAATTTGATACCTGCAAAATTAGGTGATTCATCAAAGCTTGAAGTCGGAGAACTTGCTGTGGCTATTGGAAATCCTCTCGGTGAAAGTTTTGCTGGAACAGTAACAGCCGGTATAATAAGCGGTTTAAATAGAAATCTTCAAAGCGATTATGGACCAGTTAATCTCATACAAACAGATGCGGCCATAAATCCTGGTAACAGCGGTGGACCTCTCGTAAATAGTAATGGTGAAGTAATTGGTATAACCAGTGTAAAGCTGACATCAACAGGTGGCTCTGATACACAAGATCCATTTGGTATGTTCCAAAGTCAAAGTACACCTGTTGAAGGAATGGGATTTGCGATTCCAATAAATGAAGCAAAACCTATAATTGATGAACTTATAAAACATGGGTATGTTGAAAGACCCGTTATGGGTGTAAGTGTGCAGGAAGTTACATCTCAAGATGCAGCACAGTACAATATACCTGTAGGGTTATATATAGCTCAAGTACAACAGGGCAGTGGTGCTGATGCGGCCGGACTACAAGCAGGCGATGTAATAACAGCAGTTGACGGTACAAAAGTTGATACGTTTGATTCACTGCAAAGCATAATAACTAAGCATAAAATCGGTGATACAATCACTGTTACGTTCTGGAGAAATGGCAGGACGTTAACTGCAAAAGTTAAGCTAATGAGCAGTTCAAATGCACAATAA